A region from the Rheinheimera mangrovi genome encodes:
- the glnE gene encoding bifunctional [glutamate--ammonia ligase]-adenylyl-L-tyrosine phosphorylase/[glutamate--ammonia-ligase] adenylyltransferase: MSPLTARLAAVLPSELQHEVDLVLPTLLVPDLSAEQQQDLKLLLAVSPFLSRVMQQQPELIAVLLHKELLAKALIHQNPLSDLADQTEPSVFKALRRCRNAILAQILAADILAVKSTEQCLLDISAMADNLIHSAYQWAYQDVATQWGQPLDQQGKPMPLLILGMGKLGGGELNFSSDIDLIFTYPHNGETSGGRRSVENQQFFTKLGQKLISALHQVTADGFVFRVDMRLRPFGDSGPLVLSFAAMEDYYQAQGREWERYAMLKARILNPDPVHAVELNQLLKPFVYRRYIDYSALESLRRMKQLIEQENRRRNRVDNIKLGAGGIREVEFVVQTLQLIRGGRIPQLQQVSIFKALDALQSQQLLEPEQQHQLKQDYLWLRKVEQLLQGLDDQQTQTLPADELNRQRLVLGLGFSNWQQLTDTTEQAMGRIHQHFKLVIDQGDNPEPEEMVLGRLCWDSELPSADLAEHLDWLAADEAVQLLEHLKQFKQDCQKRSVGPRGRELLEKLIPFLLHQLAKQQGSALVLQRVLGVFRQIVSRTAYLELLSENPPALQQLLMLCHKSGWLAEHLARYPLLLDELIDPSQLYQVPDSTDYRDKLRQSMLRVPTDDLELQMEVLRQFKQAQQLRIAAADITGILPLMKVSDHLTFLAEAIIAAVVELSWQQMAEKYGLPAGLKPEDAKAFAVLAYGKLGGLELGYGSDLDLVFVHQCDNLAPTQGDKAIDSRQFYIKMVQRIVHMFTTRTPSGVLYDIDTRLRPAGNAGLLAVHIDTYADYLEKEAWTWEHQALVRSRLVYGDDKIAQRFNKIRSEVLAKPRDLAVLKAEVTEMRQKLRQHHGEQSTEVKHASGGIVDLEFISQYLVLAYGSQYADLYFYSDNIRILDAAAAAGLLQPEQTQALQQAYQQLRGVSHRQTLDPAIETAQQLEQAMEQVRKVWEQLFS; the protein is encoded by the coding sequence ATGAGCCCATTGACCGCCCGGTTAGCCGCTGTATTGCCGTCTGAGTTACAGCATGAAGTCGATCTGGTATTGCCCACTTTGTTGGTGCCGGATTTAAGCGCCGAACAGCAGCAGGATCTCAAGCTCTTACTGGCGGTCAGCCCATTTTTAAGCCGGGTGATGCAACAGCAACCAGAGCTTATTGCTGTGCTGCTGCATAAAGAGCTGTTGGCTAAAGCCTTAATACATCAGAACCCTTTGTCTGACCTTGCCGATCAAACAGAACCCAGCGTATTTAAGGCTCTGCGCCGTTGCCGCAATGCGATACTTGCCCAAATTCTGGCGGCCGATATTCTCGCTGTGAAATCGACAGAGCAGTGCCTGCTGGATATCTCAGCTATGGCAGACAACCTGATCCACAGCGCTTATCAATGGGCTTATCAGGATGTGGCTACTCAGTGGGGCCAGCCTTTGGATCAGCAAGGCAAGCCTATGCCTTTACTGATCTTAGGTATGGGCAAATTGGGTGGCGGTGAGCTGAATTTCTCATCCGACATCGACCTGATTTTTACTTATCCGCATAACGGCGAAACCAGTGGGGGTCGCAGGTCGGTTGAAAATCAGCAGTTTTTTACCAAGTTAGGCCAGAAACTGATATCAGCTTTGCATCAGGTCACGGCCGATGGTTTTGTGTTTAGGGTCGATATGCGTTTGCGGCCTTTTGGCGATTCTGGCCCGCTGGTGCTGAGTTTTGCGGCTATGGAAGATTATTATCAGGCGCAGGGCAGGGAGTGGGAACGCTACGCCATGCTCAAAGCCCGTATTCTGAATCCGGATCCTGTGCATGCGGTGGAGCTGAATCAGCTGCTAAAACCTTTTGTCTACCGTCGTTATATCGACTACTCAGCGTTGGAATCCTTACGCCGGATGAAACAGTTGATAGAGCAGGAAAACCGCCGTCGCAACCGTGTGGATAATATTAAGCTGGGCGCGGGCGGTATACGCGAAGTGGAGTTTGTGGTGCAAACTCTGCAGCTGATCCGGGGTGGGCGTATTCCTCAGTTGCAGCAAGTTTCTATTTTTAAAGCCTTAGATGCTTTGCAAAGCCAGCAGTTATTGGAGCCTGAGCAGCAGCATCAACTCAAGCAGGATTATCTGTGGTTGCGCAAAGTCGAGCAGTTGTTACAGGGGCTGGACGATCAACAAACTCAAACTTTACCGGCTGATGAGCTGAACCGGCAACGGCTAGTGCTGGGTTTAGGCTTTAGCAACTGGCAACAACTAACCGACACGACTGAGCAGGCTATGGGTCGTATTCATCAGCATTTTAAACTGGTGATTGATCAAGGCGATAATCCTGAGCCGGAAGAAATGGTGTTAGGCCGTTTATGTTGGGACAGTGAATTGCCGTCAGCAGATTTAGCTGAGCATCTGGACTGGTTAGCAGCTGATGAAGCTGTGCAATTGCTGGAGCATTTAAAGCAGTTTAAACAGGATTGCCAAAAACGCAGTGTAGGCCCAAGAGGTCGTGAGCTGTTAGAAAAACTTATTCCGTTTTTATTGCATCAGTTGGCCAAACAGCAAGGCTCGGCTCTGGTATTGCAGCGGGTGCTGGGCGTGTTCCGGCAGATTGTCAGCCGTACAGCTTACCTTGAGCTGCTCTCTGAGAATCCGCCTGCACTACAGCAACTGCTGATGTTATGTCATAAAAGTGGCTGGTTGGCAGAACATCTGGCGCGTTACCCCTTGTTGCTGGACGAGCTAATCGACCCATCTCAGCTGTATCAGGTACCGGATTCAACGGATTACCGGGATAAACTACGCCAAAGTATGCTGAGGGTGCCAACCGATGATTTAGAGCTGCAAATGGAGGTGTTGCGTCAGTTTAAACAGGCCCAACAACTGCGTATTGCAGCTGCCGATATCACGGGTATTTTGCCGTTGATGAAAGTCAGCGACCATCTGACCTTTTTAGCCGAAGCCATTATTGCCGCAGTAGTGGAGTTATCCTGGCAGCAAATGGCAGAAAAATACGGCTTACCTGCAGGTTTAAAACCTGAAGACGCCAAAGCTTTTGCTGTGCTTGCTTATGGCAAATTGGGTGGGCTGGAACTGGGCTATGGTTCGGATTTAGATTTGGTTTTTGTCCATCAGTGCGACAATCTTGCGCCGACTCAAGGAGACAAAGCCATTGATTCACGTCAGTTTTATATCAAGATGGTGCAGCGCATAGTGCATATGTTTACCACCAGAACTCCAAGTGGTGTGTTATACGATATTGATACCCGCTTGCGCCCTGCTGGTAATGCCGGTTTATTGGCTGTGCATATTGATACCTATGCTGATTACCTGGAAAAAGAAGCCTGGACCTGGGAGCATCAGGCTTTAGTGCGCAGCCGTCTGGTCTATGGTGATGATAAAATTGCACAGCGCTTTAACAAAATACGCAGTGAAGTGTTAGCCAAACCGCGAGACTTAGCTGTGCTTAAAGCTGAAGTCACTGAAATGCGGCAAAAGCTGCGACAGCATCATGGCGAGCAGTCGACTGAAGTAAAACATGCGTCAGGTGGCATAGTGGATCTGGAATTTATTAGCCAGTACCTGGTGTTGGCTTATGGCAGTCAGTATGCGGATTTGTATTTCTACAGTGACAATATTCGTATTCTGGATGCAGCCGCTGCCGCTGGTTTGTTGCAGCCTGAACAAACCCAGGCGCTACAGCAGGCGTATCAGCAATTAAGAGGGGTTAGTCACAGACAAACCCTGGATCCTGCTATCGAAACCGCTCAGCAATTAGAACAGGCGATGGAGCAAGTGCGCAAAGTCTGGGAGCAGTTATTTAGCTAA
- the putA gene encoding bifunctional proline dehydrogenase/L-glutamate gamma-semialdehyde dehydrogenase PutA, with amino-acid sequence MLFQGQLTTSHAIRQSMRDHYRADEDQVLNNLLPIADIGPAARSRAWEKARQLVVNIREAQVGKGGVDALLNEFSLSTEEGLVLMCLAEALLRVPDKHTADLLIRDKLSNGDWSSHLGNSESLFVNISAWGLLLTGKLVNYSDDQKKAQFGLLKRTCGRMGEPVIRQAVRYAMQIMGTQFVMGTSIEKAVERAVELESKGFTYSYDMLGEGARTMDDANRYFDSYMMAIKVIGTAAKKRGPLKSPGISVKLSAIHPRYEFTHRDRVISELVPRLKQLAIAAKAYDISFTVDAEEADRLDLSLDIIEAVFSDPELNGWEGFGLAVQAYSKRGLFVIEWLRELTVKVGRKMMVRLVKGAYWDTEVKISQTEGLSDFPVFSRKPSTDVSYQACAKKMLEYRDSIYPMFATHNAYTVATILEMAPDRTGYEFQRLHGMGDALYDQVVADDKVPCRIYAPVGEHSDLLAYLVRRLLENGANSSFVNNIVDETIPVESLLKDPVETVRAWSKKRNNSIPLPHQLYGAARLNSKGQDFTDIDQVTAMREAMDRWLASVSQIEVPAGAFAVTNPANTKEVIGFHHHSTAEQMQQTVALAEAAFPAWSATAVTERALLLNKLADQLELHRDELLALCIKEAGKTVGDSMAEVREAVDFCRYYAAEATKNLQAAQARGVVLCISPWNFPLAIFLGQVSAALVAGNTVVAKPAEQTSLIAVRTLELMKAAGFPDNVVQLVIAPGRQVGEVIVPDTRIQAVMFTGSTETGAWIARKLAERGGEPVPLIAETGGQNCMIVDSTALPEQVVDDVISSGFQSAGQRCSALRVLFLQEDVADKIITMIKGAMKELHVGDPAWLSTDLGPVIDAKALERLNQHVQYLEGKATLHYVCDAPAAGDHYFFAPRLYEISSLNLLEREVFGPVVHIIRFKAEELDKVIQQINATGYGLTMGIHSRIAQTTMKVASEIKAGNIYVNRNMIGAVVGVQPFGGRGLSGTGPKAGGPFYLSRLVKEHELQAAALDAAVQQQLEAASGFDAQLNTQLQQMAVAQVAWLNQNVNNRGSVLRRFIAQLAGNKLVSEQEHDLNDVITAAREQLQFIEKELAQPITLPGPTGESNQLHLEAKGVVALIRSEHSSFQHWMLALITALVSGNAVVSTAAEAQQAEMDTCRKLLLQAGLPANLFHWVKLPALKALLAHPVLATAVIEGTNPLKALSAQWMAARDGAISALVTSPADHQLLHRLVTEKTVTINTTAAGGNASLMTMTDNLG; translated from the coding sequence ATGTTATTCCAAGGCCAACTGACTACAAGTCACGCTATTCGTCAATCCATGCGCGACCATTATCGCGCTGATGAAGATCAGGTACTCAACAACTTATTGCCTATTGCTGATATTGGCCCTGCGGCGCGCAGCCGTGCCTGGGAAAAAGCCCGTCAGTTGGTGGTAAATATCCGTGAAGCTCAGGTCGGTAAAGGCGGTGTAGACGCCTTGTTGAACGAATTCTCTTTGTCGACCGAAGAAGGTTTAGTGCTGATGTGTTTAGCCGAAGCCTTATTGCGTGTACCAGACAAACACACAGCTGACCTTTTGATCCGCGACAAGTTATCCAATGGCGATTGGAGCTCGCATTTAGGCAATAGCGAATCCCTATTTGTGAATATCTCGGCCTGGGGTTTATTGCTGACTGGCAAGTTGGTGAATTACAGCGACGATCAGAAAAAAGCTCAGTTTGGTTTATTAAAACGTACCTGTGGCCGTATGGGCGAGCCGGTGATCCGTCAGGCTGTGCGTTATGCGATGCAAATTATGGGTACCCAATTTGTCATGGGCACCAGCATCGAAAAAGCGGTAGAACGTGCAGTAGAGCTGGAAAGCAAAGGTTTTACTTACTCCTACGATATGCTGGGTGAAGGCGCCCGCACTATGGACGACGCCAACCGTTATTTCGACAGTTACATGATGGCAATTAAAGTCATAGGCACTGCAGCGAAAAAACGTGGCCCATTAAAAAGCCCTGGCATTTCAGTCAAGTTATCGGCCATTCACCCACGCTACGAATTTACCCATCGCGACCGCGTGATCAGTGAATTAGTGCCACGCTTAAAACAACTGGCGATTGCCGCTAAGGCCTATGACATCAGCTTTACAGTGGATGCAGAAGAAGCTGACCGTTTAGATTTATCCCTGGATATTATCGAAGCTGTATTCTCAGATCCGGAATTAAACGGTTGGGAAGGTTTTGGTTTAGCAGTGCAGGCCTACTCCAAACGTGGTTTATTTGTGATTGAATGGCTGCGCGAGCTGACAGTAAAAGTCGGCCGTAAAATGATGGTGCGTCTGGTCAAAGGCGCCTACTGGGATACTGAAGTTAAAATCAGCCAGACCGAAGGTTTAAGTGACTTCCCGGTATTTAGCCGCAAGCCGTCCACTGACGTGTCTTATCAGGCTTGTGCCAAAAAAATGCTGGAATACCGTGACAGTATTTACCCTATGTTCGCTACTCACAACGCTTACACAGTAGCCACTATTTTAGAAATGGCACCGGACCGCACTGGTTATGAGTTCCAGCGTTTACACGGTATGGGTGATGCGCTGTACGATCAGGTGGTGGCCGATGACAAAGTTCCTTGCCGTATTTATGCCCCTGTCGGTGAACACTCTGACTTACTGGCTTACTTAGTCCGTCGTTTATTAGAAAACGGCGCCAACAGCTCCTTTGTGAACAACATAGTCGATGAAACTATTCCGGTGGAATCTTTATTAAAAGATCCGGTTGAGACAGTGCGGGCCTGGAGCAAAAAACGCAATAACTCTATTCCGTTACCCCACCAGCTGTACGGTGCGGCTCGCCTGAACTCTAAAGGTCAGGACTTTACCGATATCGATCAAGTGACTGCGATGCGCGAAGCTATGGACAGATGGCTCGCTTCCGTCAGCCAGATTGAAGTACCGGCAGGTGCTTTTGCTGTCACTAACCCGGCCAACACCAAAGAAGTGATAGGTTTCCATCATCACAGCACGGCTGAGCAGATGCAGCAAACTGTGGCATTAGCCGAAGCCGCTTTCCCGGCCTGGTCTGCAACAGCTGTAACTGAACGCGCTCTGCTTTTAAATAAACTTGCTGATCAACTGGAATTACACCGCGACGAATTACTGGCTTTATGTATTAAAGAAGCAGGTAAAACAGTGGGCGACAGCATGGCCGAAGTACGCGAAGCTGTTGATTTCTGTCGTTATTATGCTGCTGAAGCCACTAAAAACTTGCAGGCGGCTCAAGCCCGTGGTGTAGTGCTGTGTATCAGCCCATGGAACTTCCCACTGGCTATTTTCTTAGGTCAGGTCAGCGCAGCTTTAGTGGCTGGTAATACAGTAGTCGCCAAACCTGCCGAACAAACCAGCTTAATTGCTGTACGTACTCTGGAGCTGATGAAAGCCGCAGGTTTCCCGGACAATGTAGTGCAGTTAGTCATAGCTCCAGGTCGTCAGGTCGGTGAAGTCATAGTGCCGGATACGCGTATTCAGGCGGTAATGTTTACCGGTTCTACTGAAACAGGTGCCTGGATTGCCCGTAAACTGGCCGAACGTGGTGGCGAGCCAGTGCCACTGATTGCCGAAACCGGTGGTCAGAACTGTATGATAGTCGATTCTACTGCTCTGCCTGAGCAAGTGGTGGACGATGTGATCTCTTCTGGTTTCCAGAGCGCTGGTCAACGTTGTTCAGCCCTTCGAGTGCTGTTTCTGCAGGAAGATGTGGCCGATAAGATCATCACCATGATCAAAGGCGCGATGAAAGAGCTGCATGTCGGCGACCCAGCCTGGTTAAGCACTGACTTAGGTCCAGTGATTGATGCCAAAGCTTTAGAGCGTTTAAACCAGCATGTGCAGTATCTGGAAGGCAAAGCTACTCTGCATTATGTCTGTGATGCCCCAGCTGCTGGCGATCATTATTTCTTCGCACCACGTTTATATGAAATCAGCAGCCTGAATCTGCTGGAACGTGAAGTTTTTGGCCCTGTGGTACATATCATCCGCTTTAAAGCCGAAGAACTGGATAAAGTCATTCAGCAAATCAATGCTACAGGCTACGGCCTGACGATGGGCATTCATAGCCGTATAGCTCAAACCACCATGAAAGTCGCCAGCGAAATCAAAGCGGGTAACATTTACGTGAACCGCAATATGATTGGTGCTGTGGTCGGTGTTCAGCCTTTTGGTGGCCGTGGTTTATCTGGTACTGGCCCTAAAGCAGGTGGCCCGTTCTACTTAAGCCGTCTGGTAAAAGAACATGAATTACAGGCTGCTGCTTTGGATGCTGCGGTACAACAACAGTTGGAAGCTGCCAGCGGTTTTGATGCTCAGCTCAATACTCAACTGCAGCAAATGGCTGTGGCTCAAGTGGCCTGGCTGAACCAAAACGTCAACAACAGAGGCTCTGTGTTACGTCGTTTTATCGCTCAGCTGGCTGGTAACAAACTGGTGTCAGAGCAAGAACACGACTTAAACGACGTGATCACAGCAGCCCGTGAACAGCTGCAGTTTATTGAAAAAGAACTGGCTCAGCCCATCACTCTGCCAGGACCTACGGGTGAGTCCAACCAATTACATCTGGAAGCCAAAGGTGTAGTGGCGCTTATTCGTAGCGAACACAGCAGCTTCCAACATTGGATGCTGGCGTTAATCACAGCTCTGGTTTCAGGCAATGCAGTCGTCAGCACTGCTGCTGAAGCTCAGCAAGCCGAGATGGATACCTGCCGTAAGCTGTTACTGCAGGCCGGTTTACCAGCCAACCTGTTCCACTGGGTCAAGCTGCCAGCCTTAAAAGCGCTATTAGCCCACCCAGTGCTGGCAACAGCTGTGATTGAAGGTACCAATCCACTGAAAGCTTTATCTGCGCAGTGGATGGCGGCCCGTGATGGCGCTATCAGTGCTTTAGTCACCAGTCCTGCCGATCATCAGTTGTTGCACCGTTTAGTGACAGAAAAAACCGTCACCATCAATACAACAGCTGCCGGAGGTAATGCCTCGCTGATGACCATGACAGATAATCTGGGTTAA
- the lpxL gene encoding LpxL/LpxP family Kdo(2)-lipid IV(A) lauroyl/palmitoleoyl acyltransferase produces MVHVPRFTIGFLHPKHWPLWCGLGLMWILLWLPYPVLMKMGEGVGWLLMKAMKSRVKVTRRNLELCFPDMPEAEREALVKQNFKETGKAAFETFIGWWWPDWRARPLCHFTGKEHIQQILDQGKGVLLLSGHFLSLEMIARTFGFHCPAVGFYRPNDNEIMEYFQYHGRVRSNRYLIGKRDVRTMIKALNEKEVCFYLPDQDYGRNKAEFVPFFAVKETATTTGTLLFAGSANCETVPIHCYRLPGYQGYRVDALPAFENFPSGDAKADVTRVNQWLEQGVLAHPEQYMWLHRRFKTRPNPDDPSLY; encoded by the coding sequence GTGGTTCATGTTCCACGTTTTACCATTGGTTTTTTACATCCAAAACACTGGCCCTTGTGGTGTGGTTTAGGTCTGATGTGGATCCTGCTGTGGTTGCCTTACCCTGTGTTGATGAAAATGGGCGAAGGCGTCGGCTGGTTGCTGATGAAAGCCATGAAATCCAGGGTGAAAGTAACGCGTCGTAATCTGGAGCTGTGTTTTCCTGATATGCCAGAGGCCGAACGTGAAGCTTTAGTAAAACAAAACTTTAAAGAAACAGGTAAAGCAGCCTTTGAAACTTTTATCGGCTGGTGGTGGCCAGACTGGCGTGCCCGCCCTTTGTGCCATTTCACAGGCAAAGAACATATTCAGCAAATCTTAGATCAGGGCAAAGGCGTATTGCTGCTTAGTGGTCACTTTTTATCGCTGGAAATGATTGCCCGAACCTTTGGTTTTCATTGCCCTGCTGTAGGTTTTTACCGCCCGAACGACAATGAAATTATGGAGTACTTTCAATACCATGGCCGGGTGCGTTCAAACCGCTACCTGATTGGTAAACGTGACGTACGCACCATGATCAAAGCCTTAAACGAAAAAGAGGTTTGTTTTTATCTGCCCGATCAGGACTATGGCCGCAATAAGGCTGAGTTCGTGCCATTTTTTGCAGTAAAAGAAACCGCCACCACCACAGGCACTTTATTATTTGCCGGCAGTGCCAACTGTGAAACAGTACCTATCCATTGTTACCGTTTACCTGGTTATCAGGGTTATCGCGTAGATGCCTTGCCAGCTTTTGAAAACTTTCCAAGTGGTGATGCTAAAGCAGATGTGACCCGGGTCAATCAATGGCTGGAGCAAGGCGTGTTGGCTCATCCTGAACAATACATGTGGCTACACCGACGTTTTAAAACCCGGCCAAATCCGGACGACCCAAGTTTGTATTAA
- a CDS encoding CYTH domain-containing protein, whose product MAMEAELKFLIIQSSTTALDLVWQQLAATVQPEGSVQLLNAYYETDDLWFRRHDAGLRTRLKKGQFEQTIKLAGQQHGGLHLRPEYNLPCASVWPELIAFPAEIWPQGTDLALLQSQLKQLFRTDFVRQSWLLTLADGSTVEAVLDQGEVVSGDQSEAIFELELELQQGDVKALFALSRQLVQLLPLRLGWQSKAERGYRLVQQQPLVFIPADHSSTAALLKSLQYHESYFLRSQDPQSWQVIGQSIKALSVISADFAALPLPDPTQALSFFSSAAYNCALLNCSESLFSA is encoded by the coding sequence ATGGCGATGGAAGCTGAACTTAAATTTTTAATAATCCAAAGCAGCACAACTGCACTGGATTTGGTATGGCAGCAACTGGCTGCCACAGTGCAACCTGAGGGCAGTGTCCAGCTATTAAATGCCTATTACGAAACTGATGATTTGTGGTTTCGTCGCCATGATGCCGGTCTTCGCACCCGGCTTAAAAAAGGTCAGTTTGAACAAACCATAAAATTGGCAGGACAGCAGCATGGTGGTTTGCATTTGCGGCCTGAGTACAATCTGCCTTGTGCTTCGGTTTGGCCTGAATTAATTGCCTTCCCAGCTGAAATATGGCCGCAAGGTACAGATTTAGCGCTGCTACAAAGTCAGCTGAAACAGCTGTTTCGCACTGACTTTGTTCGTCAAAGCTGGTTACTTACCTTAGCGGATGGCAGCACAGTAGAAGCTGTGTTAGATCAGGGCGAAGTGGTATCAGGAGATCAAAGCGAAGCGATATTTGAACTGGAACTAGAGCTGCAACAAGGTGATGTGAAAGCCTTATTTGCACTGTCGCGCCAGCTGGTGCAGTTGTTACCGCTGCGTTTGGGCTGGCAGTCTAAGGCTGAGCGGGGTTATCGTTTGGTGCAGCAGCAGCCTTTGGTCTTTATACCAGCCGATCACAGCAGTACAGCGGCTTTATTAAAATCTCTGCAGTATCACGAAAGCTATTTCTTACGTAGTCAGGATCCGCAGTCATGGCAGGTCATAGGTCAATCTATAAAGGCTTTGTCTGTTATCTCTGCAGACTTCGCGGCTTTGCCGTTGCCTGATCCGACACAAGCCTTGAGTTTTTTCAGCAGTGCAGCTTATAACTGTGCTTTGCTGAATTGTTCTGAATCTTTGTTTTCTGCCTGA
- a CDS encoding TIGR04211 family SH3 domain-containing protein encodes MLITSRPWQAGMLLATVLLSTSVTAQQETTGTPVSPQNAYISDKLITYIYNGPGRDFKIIGSIAAGEEIKLIAEDSSSNYWQLTDSKGRTGWILKQYVSLTPVFGGETGELQQQLQQQQTLVSQLQQEKEQVQQQLNETDAALQQAEKATATAQQTIALLTTQLQEKPSAFWQDKMVLGSILGFAGLLLGLIVPALIPGRRRKERWM; translated from the coding sequence ATGTTGATCACTTCAAGACCATGGCAAGCAGGCATGCTTCTGGCCACAGTGTTGCTAAGCACAAGCGTCACTGCACAACAAGAAACAACAGGCACTCCGGTCAGCCCACAAAACGCCTATATCAGCGATAAGCTGATTACTTACATTTACAACGGCCCAGGCCGCGACTTTAAAATTATTGGCAGCATTGCCGCGGGCGAAGAAATTAAACTTATTGCAGAAGACAGTAGCTCCAATTACTGGCAACTCACGGACAGCAAAGGCCGCACCGGCTGGATTTTAAAACAATACGTTAGCTTAACCCCGGTATTTGGTGGTGAAACAGGTGAACTGCAGCAACAATTACAACAGCAACAAACTCTCGTTTCCCAGTTGCAGCAGGAAAAAGAACAAGTCCAACAACAACTCAATGAAACGGACGCTGCACTACAACAAGCAGAAAAAGCCACAGCTACTGCACAACAAACTATTGCGTTGCTGACTACACAACTACAGGAAAAACCATCCGCTTTCTGGCAAGACAAAATGGTATTAGGCTCCATCTTAGGCTTCGCTGGTTTGTTATTAGGCCTGATAGTCCCAGCCCTGATCCCAGGACGCCGCCGCAAAGAACGCTGGATGTGA
- a CDS encoding TcpQ domain-containing protein, whose protein sequence is MWFWIKHLLLAALLFILAAIVMFKPELLYFKPEKLSEKSSVAVKGFTDFYSNIRSSFADKDDNSADFVIELTEDHSNLISLLRDRANRMVALPENWKGNETDRRFRVGDTLKTVLTMQGRKEGVELFWVLSKDYKVKHYFQTDFSYISAIQEASQAISSDFEQPVQAYFCNVSRAVVLTDKIIPFLQQNCININAPRRRINS, encoded by the coding sequence ATGTGGTTTTGGATCAAGCACTTATTGCTTGCAGCTTTATTATTCATACTAGCTGCAATTGTGATGTTTAAACCGGAATTGCTGTATTTCAAGCCGGAGAAACTATCCGAAAAAAGCTCAGTCGCAGTGAAAGGCTTTACAGACTTTTACAGCAATATCCGCAGTTCTTTTGCGGATAAAGACGATAATTCCGCTGACTTTGTGATTGAATTGACAGAAGACCACAGCAATCTGATCTCCTTGTTACGTGACAGAGCAAACCGAATGGTGGCGCTGCCTGAAAACTGGAAAGGCAATGAAACCGACAGGCGTTTCCGTGTCGGCGATACCTTAAAAACAGTGCTGACGATGCAAGGTCGTAAAGAAGGTGTAGAACTGTTTTGGGTGCTGTCGAAAGACTACAAAGTAAAGCACTACTTCCAGACCGACTTCAGTTACATCAGTGCCATTCAGGAAGCCTCTCAAGCTATATCTTCTGACTTTGAACAACCAGTGCAGGCCTACTTTTGTAATGTGTCCAGAGCCGTGGTGCTGACCGACAAAATCATTCCGTTTTTGCAGCAAAATTGCATCAATATCAACGCACCACGCCGCAGAATAAACAGTTAA
- a CDS encoding Lrp/AsnC ligand binding domain-containing protein: MTILDTLQKDGRISNVELAKKVNLSPSPCIDRVRKLEQDGFIEGYGARLNASKLGFGTAAFIQVTLDRTTGAVFDQFRDAVVKIPQVAECHMVAGGFDYLLKLRLSSMEAYRGVLGLIVDLPGVLQTHTYVVIEQVKQDAGLPLKFAAAPEIKTD; encoded by the coding sequence ATGACAATTCTAGACACGCTACAAAAAGATGGACGTATTTCTAATGTCGAACTGGCAAAAAAGGTCAACTTAAGCCCAAGCCCTTGCATAGACAGGGTGCGCAAGCTGGAGCAGGACGGTTTTATTGAAGGTTATGGCGCCCGTTTAAACGCCAGTAAACTGGGGTTTGGCACTGCGGCTTTTATTCAGGTGACCTTAGACAGAACCACAGGCGCAGTTTTTGATCAGTTTCGTGATGCTGTGGTAAAAATTCCGCAAGTGGCGGAATGCCATATGGTGGCCGGTGGTTTTGATTATCTGCTGAAACTGCGCTTATCCAGCATGGAAGCCTACCGGGGCGTATTAGGCTTGATTGTGGATTTGCCTGGCGTGTTGCAGACTCATACTTATGTGGTGATAGAGCAGGTAAAGCAGGATGCGGGTTTGCCTTTGAAGTTTGCTGCGGCGCCTGAGATTAAAACCGACTAA